From the genome of Halomonas sp. 1513, one region includes:
- a CDS encoding sugar transferase has protein sequence MAPGLSRRQQALKRSFDCLGAAGGLLLTFWLIGLAWLLASLDTRQNGFFIQERVGQHGRRFSVVKIRTMRPSAEVTTTVTTGRDARITPIGRFLRRTKIDELPQLFNVLLGQMSFVGPRPDVPGFADRLEGEERAMLSLKPGITGPATLAYRHEEELLTKQADPERYNREVIWPDKVRLNLEYVRRWSLFGDIRYIWQTVVG, from the coding sequence GTGGCGCCGGGGCTCTCCCGCCGCCAACAGGCGCTCAAGCGCAGTTTCGACTGCCTGGGGGCGGCAGGGGGGCTGCTGCTCACATTCTGGTTGATCGGCCTGGCCTGGTTGCTGGCCTCTCTGGATACCCGCCAGAACGGTTTCTTTATTCAGGAGCGGGTAGGCCAGCACGGTCGTCGTTTCAGCGTGGTCAAGATTCGCACCATGCGCCCCTCAGCAGAGGTGACCACCACGGTAACTACCGGGCGGGATGCGCGTATCACGCCTATCGGCCGCTTTCTGCGCCGTACCAAGATCGATGAGCTGCCCCAGCTCTTCAACGTGCTACTGGGGCAGATGAGCTTTGTAGGCCCCCGGCCCGATGTGCCGGGCTTTGCCGACCGTCTGGAGGGTGAGGAGCGCGCCATGCTCAGCCTGAAGCCTGGCATTACCGGGCCGGCCACTCTGGCGTACCGCCACGAAGAAGAACTGCTGACCAAGCAGGCCGACCCGGAGCGCTACAACCGGGAGGTGATCTGGCCCGACAAGGTACGCCTTAACCTGGAGTACGTTCGGCGCTGGAGCCTGTTTGGGGATATTCGTTATATATGGCAGACGGTGGTGGGGTGA
- a CDS encoding nucleoside-diphosphate sugar epimerase — protein sequence MLMSLLKPLFRLPRKRKRAIQLLADVMLIAVSFLLAMMLRLDSWAPIAEPRTWLVLLFMVPASLVIFIRLGFYRAIIRYMNQKAIRAICAGVAASALSLAVTSYLLNLPVPRSVPFIYAMLALITIGGVRFGLRALYLNSQLRHKTRVLVYGAGAAGRQLVASLRQGQEYWPVAFVDDARGLRSIYIEGIKVYNPDVIERLVEEYGVQKVLLAMPSTSRARRRDLLKRLEPLSVPVQTIPGIADVVSGKAKINEIRDVSVEDLLGRDPVPPAEALLDANIKGKVVMVTGAGGSIGSELCRQIIMRQPETLLLFDVAEYSLYSIEQELLQLTQRYASAVKVKALLGSVQHRQRNEAILTAFGVQTIYHAAAYKHVPMVEHNVVEGLRNNVFGTLEMARAAASCGVESFVLVSTDKAVRPTNVMGASKRLAELVCQAMASRGSSTCFSMVRFGNVLGSSGSVVPLFRRQIEQGGPVTVTHPEITRYFMTIPEAAQLVIQAGAMAKGGDVFVLDMGEPVKIAELAGHMVRLSGLDPVVPPITTAPGSAKGTANDAPEGDIEIVFTGLRPGEKLYEELLIGEEVAETRHPRIMTANETYWEWPQLDMLLGELFAACNQQRHDEIRRLLLEAPAAYDPQGEIADLVWDERCRQLSDGAGEPEHNTPLETASVAYINR from the coding sequence ATGCTGATGTCCCTGCTCAAGCCACTGTTTCGTTTGCCGCGAAAGCGCAAGCGCGCTATTCAGCTGCTTGCCGATGTGATGCTGATTGCGGTGAGCTTCCTGCTGGCGATGATGCTGCGCCTGGATAGCTGGGCACCGATCGCTGAGCCGCGCACCTGGCTGGTGCTGCTGTTCATGGTGCCGGCGAGCCTGGTGATCTTTATCCGCCTGGGCTTCTATCGCGCCATCATCCGCTATATGAATCAGAAGGCGATCCGCGCGATCTGTGCAGGAGTGGCGGCCTCGGCGCTGTCGCTTGCCGTGACCAGCTATCTGCTCAATCTGCCGGTGCCGCGCTCGGTACCGTTCATCTACGCCATGCTGGCACTGATCACCATCGGCGGGGTGCGCTTCGGGCTGCGTGCGCTCTACCTGAACAGCCAGCTGCGCCACAAGACCCGTGTGCTGGTCTACGGCGCCGGTGCGGCGGGGCGCCAGCTGGTGGCGTCGCTGCGCCAGGGGCAGGAGTACTGGCCGGTGGCATTCGTCGACGACGCCCGCGGCCTGCGCAGCATCTATATCGAGGGCATCAAGGTCTATAACCCGGATGTAATCGAGCGACTGGTCGAGGAGTACGGCGTGCAGAAGGTGCTGCTGGCGATGCCCAGCACGTCCCGTGCGCGGCGCCGCGATCTACTCAAGAGGCTCGAGCCTCTGAGTGTGCCGGTGCAGACCATTCCGGGCATTGCCGATGTGGTGTCGGGCAAGGCCAAGATCAACGAAATTCGCGACGTCTCGGTGGAAGACTTGCTGGGCCGCGACCCGGTGCCGCCCGCCGAGGCGCTGCTGGATGCCAATATCAAGGGCAAGGTGGTGATGGTGACCGGCGCCGGCGGCTCGATTGGCAGCGAGCTGTGCCGCCAGATCATTATGCGCCAGCCCGAGACGCTGCTGCTGTTCGATGTTGCCGAGTACTCGCTTTATAGCATCGAGCAGGAGCTCCTCCAGCTAACCCAGCGCTACGCGTCGGCCGTCAAGGTCAAGGCGCTGCTTGGCTCGGTGCAGCATCGCCAGCGCAACGAAGCGATCCTAACGGCCTTCGGAGTGCAGACGATTTATCATGCCGCCGCCTATAAGCACGTGCCGATGGTCGAGCACAACGTGGTAGAGGGGCTGCGTAACAACGTCTTCGGCACCCTGGAGATGGCGCGAGCAGCGGCCAGCTGTGGAGTGGAGTCGTTCGTGCTGGTTTCCACCGACAAGGCCGTGCGCCCCACCAATGTTATGGGAGCCAGCAAGCGCCTGGCCGAGCTGGTCTGCCAGGCCATGGCCAGCCGTGGTAGCAGTACCTGCTTCAGCATGGTGCGCTTTGGTAATGTGCTGGGGTCCTCGGGCTCGGTGGTGCCGCTGTTCCGCCGCCAGATCGAGCAGGGCGGTCCGGTGACCGTTACCCACCCTGAGATCACCCGCTATTTCATGACCATCCCCGAGGCCGCGCAGCTGGTGATTCAGGCCGGCGCCATGGCCAAGGGCGGTGATGTGTTCGTGCTCGACATGGGTGAGCCGGTGAAGATCGCCGAACTGGCCGGACACATGGTGCGCCTGAGTGGGCTGGATCCGGTAGTGCCGCCGATCACGACGGCGCCGGGCAGTGCCAAGGGCACGGCCAACGACGCCCCGGAAGGCGATATCGAGATCGTGTTTACCGGCCTACGCCCCGGCGAAAAGCTCTATGAAGAGCTGCTAATCGGCGAGGAGGTAGCAGAGACACGCCATCCGCGGATCATGACCGCCAACGAGACCTACTGGGAGTGGCCCCAGCTGGACATGTTGCTGGGCGAGCTGTTCGCGGCCTGTAACCAGCAGCGCCATGACGAGATCCGCCGGCTGCTGCTGGAGGCCCCCGCGGCCTACGACCCCCAGGGGGAGATCGCCGATCTGGTATGGGACGAGCGCTGCCGCCAGCTGTCCGACGGCGCCGGCGAGCCTGAACACAACACGCCGCTGGAAACCGCCTCGGTGGCCTATATCAACCGCTAG
- a CDS encoding hexapeptide transferase yields MARRTAYLGYYVRRMNWPLLRRFMHHTHQVEGMGTLRQAVLLVGDSLRYNISPLEWYQFGFAGLGGAEKAAWAGTGTMYEFQRRVNPPGARGLLNDKRRFYQAYREFFRHSLWSIEELESSPVLAERILAEHERLVFKDATGNCGASVQVHATVELSASHLVGWMKQHGFDMVESFVEQHAELQALSPSGVNTVRIFTLLDEKGNYRVLGCRLRISVNSHVDNLAAGNLAASIDEASGRINGPGIYSDTTRPPESVHPVTGTPIEGFALPFWDETLELVRQASLKHPENRSIGWDVVITPEGPGLIEGNHDWCKLVWQLPVRRGLKAMLEAG; encoded by the coding sequence TTGGCACGTCGCACAGCCTATCTGGGCTACTATGTCCGCCGCATGAACTGGCCGCTGCTGCGCCGCTTCATGCATCACACCCATCAGGTCGAGGGCATGGGCACCTTGCGCCAGGCAGTGCTACTGGTTGGAGATTCTCTGCGCTACAACATCTCTCCTCTGGAATGGTACCAGTTTGGTTTTGCCGGCCTGGGCGGTGCCGAGAAGGCCGCCTGGGCGGGTACCGGCACCATGTACGAGTTCCAGCGGCGGGTAAACCCTCCTGGGGCACGCGGGTTGCTCAACGACAAGCGGCGCTTCTACCAGGCCTACCGGGAGTTCTTCCGCCACTCACTGTGGTCAATCGAGGAGCTGGAGTCGAGTCCGGTACTTGCCGAGCGCATCCTGGCCGAACATGAGCGTCTGGTGTTCAAGGATGCCACCGGCAACTGCGGGGCCAGCGTGCAGGTTCACGCCACCGTCGAGTTGAGTGCGTCGCACTTGGTGGGCTGGATGAAACAGCATGGCTTCGACATGGTGGAGAGCTTCGTGGAGCAGCATGCCGAGCTGCAGGCACTTTCGCCCTCCGGGGTCAACACGGTACGCATCTTCACGTTGCTGGATGAGAAGGGCAACTACCGGGTACTGGGCTGTCGGCTGCGCATTTCGGTCAACTCTCACGTGGACAACCTGGCCGCCGGTAACTTGGCGGCGTCCATCGATGAGGCGAGCGGCAGGATCAACGGCCCTGGGATCTACTCTGATACCACCCGACCGCCGGAGTCCGTTCATCCGGTCACTGGCACGCCCATCGAGGGCTTTGCGCTACCCTTCTGGGACGAGACCCTGGAGCTGGTTCGCCAGGCCAGCCTGAAACACCCCGAGAACCGCTCCATCGGCTGGGATGTGGTGATCACCCCGGAGGGGCCCGGCTTGATCGAGGGCAACCACGACTGGTGCAAGCTAGTGTGGCAGTTGCCGGTACGGCGAGGGCTCAAGGCGATGTTGGAGGCCGGATGA